The Nerophis ophidion isolate RoL-2023_Sa linkage group LG07, RoL_Noph_v1.0, whole genome shotgun sequence genome contains a region encoding:
- the clec14a gene encoding C-type lectin domain family 14 member A — protein MTPLLRFSGIQLWTVTWVTWVTWVTSVSAGSEPEALYELHQSKVSFERAQEECRPNQLATFATRQELAQILHVLSSSDLQVAQRPFWVGLRKAKNQCVVPSLPLRGFRWTSDGRSEVHESQWVEEPEHTCTSVLCAALLTQQDRSTITKWGLIPLNCKTHNSFICKLASGQEELEPATPEPTQVENNKPAEPDVSTPGHAEPETPVPKLAEPKPTGPETSAPKLDEPQSSHPEQTTPAKGEPEPTGPEPIEPTQEQNPKSGSRQCSRPVVPGARFLSLDPAESSRIQVDCWSLVQLDLYCLGPPTIWRLINGAVANLSSVCTPCGPGFLKDDSGECVDVDECVGAHKCSVACINTVGSYACECTNRDGRQNPEDSAVCAPTETGTAGPFSGFLVPVLVALAVLVVLV, from the coding sequence ATGACGCCGCTGCTCCGTTTCAGCGGGATCCAGCTTTGGACTGTCACCTGGGTCACCTGGGTCACTTGGGTCACAAGCGTGTCGGCAGGGTCAGAGCCGGAAGCGCTTTATGAGCTCCACCAATCAAAAGTGTCCTTCGAGCGAGCCCAAGAGGAATGTCGACCCAACCAGCTCGCCACCTTTGCCACCCGGCAGGAGCTGGCCCAAATCCTGCACGTCTTGTCCAGTTCTGACCTGCAGGTGGCCCAAAGGCCTTTTTGGGTGGGGCTGAGGAAGGCCAAGAACCAGTGTGTGGTTCCCTCGTTGCCCCTCAGAGGCTTCAGGTGGACCTCGGACGGGCGTTCTGAGGTGCACGAGAGCCAATGGGTGGAGGAGCCGGAGCACACCTGCACATCAGTTCTCTGTGCGGCGCTGCTCACCCAGCAGGACCGCTCCACCATCACCAAGTGGGGTTTGATCCCGCTGAACTGCAAGACTCACAACTCATTCATCTGCAAGCTGGCCTCTGGACAGGAAGAACTAGAACCTGCAACTCCAGAACCTACCCAGGTGGAAAACAACAAACCGGCTGAACCAGACGTATCAACACCAGGACATGCTGAACCAGAAACACCAGTTCCAAAACTGGCTGAACCAAAACCAACTGGACCGGAAACATCGGCACCGAAACTGGATGAACCACAATCTTCTCATCCTGAACAAACAACACCAGCAAAAGGTGAGCCAGAACCAACTGGACCTGAGCCAATAGAACCGACACAAGAGCAAAACCCCAAATCCGGGTCTCGTCAGTGTTCTCGGCCCGTGGTCCCAGGAGCGCGCTTCCTCAGTCTAGACCCGGCCGAAAGCAGCAGGATCCAGGTGGACTGCTGGTCCCTGGTCCAACTGGACTTGTACTGTTTGGGCCCCCCCACCATATGGCGCCTGATCAACGGCGCCGTCGCAAATCTGAGCTCAGTGTGCACGCCGTGTGGGCCCGGTTTTCTCAAAGATGACTCGGGGGAGTGCGTGGACGTGGACGAGTGCGTCGGTGCGCACAAGTGCTCGGTTGCGTGCATTAACACGGTGGGCTCGTACGCGTGCGAGTGCACAAACCGCGACGGCCGACAGAACCCAGAGGACTCTGCGGTGTGTGCGCCCACAGAGACCGGCACCGCCGGTCCCTTTTCAGGCTTC